A stretch of DNA from Hirundo rustica isolate bHirRus1 chromosome 1, bHirRus1.pri.v3, whole genome shotgun sequence:
GACATATCACAATGAAAGACTGATGGTCCCGTTGCATCAAAGGACAGCACCCTGTACATCCAGGACAGCAGAAATAATCCTAAAAAAGACACTCAGTCTAAAAACCAAGGTCAGATTTGTCACAGAAATATGCAGGAACTTCAATTAAAACCTCTGTTCATTTACTGCAAGATTCAGGACCTTGACAAGGTCCATGAAAATCCATCAGGAAGAAATGACCTGGTCCCACTGAATCAATCAGGCTCCCAGATAAGGGAAACTCTTAACTCTTTCCCAAGTTCCATTTATGCACATACACTAATCTCTGTTGAGAttagaaaatggaaacagaCATTGTCGAGATGGAGACAAGTGAATCATCTTCCTCTGGACAGCCACAGTGATTTTATCCTGCCTTACCATCCTGAAGTGGAAAATACATACCAAGGTTGGTAATTTGTGTCAGCTATGCAATTTTTATCTACCCTTAGGCTGGTAACAGCCTCAAAACCTAAATCTAGATTACAGATCTTCCCTTCGAATTCATCAGTTCTAAAAGTATCAATGCCAAGGTAAACCAATTAATGCACCATACAAGTTTCAGTAAATAAGGAGAAATAGATTCATACCGGGTACAGCAACTTCCTATAgaggaagacatttttttcattcaaacaACGCTAATCAGTAGAATGCTAGAAAGAGAAGAATGCTCAGATCCTAGTTATCACATACCAACAGGAGTCTCCCCTCTGTACCCTTTCACAAAATTATCACGGTATTGGCAGGAGCAATTTATGAACCCTGTATAAGcaatccttttaaaaaaatgtgttggcATTTATCTCTGTCTATTTTGTTCTCATTTAGAAATTACCAAAATTTTACAAACAgggcaacagaaaaaaacaactagTGGATCATTTGATTAAATCAATCCCTCTGCAAAAATCTGATGAAAGAATTACGTAAGTAGGTCTTCAAAATTGTGAAAGCTATGACAATTCTACAAAGCTACTGGCGACACACCGTTAAGCATCACCCGAACAATAATGTTTGTGCAGATCCATGCGAATACAAGCACATatatgcaaatttaaaaaaagaaaaaaagtgctaACAGCACCATTTCAAAGTACGGCATTTAGTTTTTGCCTCATAACTCCCAATAAACAACAGGCCCTGCACAGCTCGAATCCCATGCAACACGTACTATGGGCTATGCAGGGCAATTTCAGCAGAGTAACTGCCCATAGGTTCATGCATCAGTGCTCTGGTATCAGGGAAACTAAATTAGAAAGACTCATAATTCAGGTAAATACAACTGCGGCACAACTGAGACCTTCCCTCTTCCTTACTTGTCATTGGCCAGCTCATAGAAGCGCTTATTCACACAACCAAGAGACAATAGGGACACAGCATCCAAATAGGAAAATAtcttcagcagcatttctgatGGCATgctagaaaaaaagagaaagaagaacaCTGTCAGACATGCCTGCAAACTCCAGAAATTACAATGGCagagaattttaatttcaaaccagACAAAAACAGAAGAGGTGGAAACCAGCAGGTTGTAAACAGATGAATCAAAAATCACCTGAGGAGTTTAACTGTGGAGTTAGGGTTCTAACTTCACTCTCTGGTATGTGGCATTTGCCTAAAATAATTCATCACAACTTATTCAAGTGGCACAGCACAATTACATGAAAAGTTACGGGTTTGCATCTTCATTAAACTTTGTTAACTTTCAACTATGTTTGACATGAAACTGCCTCATTTAGCTCCAGTTTCTTACTGCTCGTACCATGATTTTAACATTTATTCCATAACCACCAGCATTTGCAAAACTGCAGATATAGTCACTCTCCCTTTTAACTGTGGTGCCTGGTCTCAGAATGCATCAGGACAGAAATGTCCTAGTCTAACAGCAAGATCATGCTCTACCTCCTCATAATCTTCAAACTGTATGTGCTCAGGGGTCTTGTGCAGTTTTCATTGGTGTCAACAGAAAGATGAGAACTTCAAAGAGCCAAGTGATATCTCGAAAATGCCAATGTCTCTGTGTAGCCAtattttttcagccttctgatgtTTACATTCCTGTAGTCCAGTCTTCTCAcacttgtaacataaacaaagagTTGTTTatcacattcctctctgatgagggacaattgATTGACTactagcctggccagtgggatggagaggtggtaaccttgttctccaatcccaATTGGAGACTCTCCAATCTGGTCATagtccagaatctatataaatgaGGTAATctaaataaacttcccttcttttgctCTGGAGTTGGATGTGTGAGTATTCATTCTTTTCATGTCCCCTAGCGACATCTCTGCATTTGGAAGGCTGCCAGAAATGCAGGTGCTAGTCTAAGCATGACAAGCAGAACGTACCCTGGAGGTGAGCCAACGTGATTTTTGCATTAACAGACAGGAACTTCATACCGTTCAAGCAGTAGCTCATAACTGCAGAGATTAAGATGCATGCATTTTATACTCTAATTTTCTTGAGCATTGAGTATGGTCACATCAAAATcactgctgaaaagaaaagctgctctgaaagTCAACACCCCAGCTGTGCCTCTTGTCCTTTTACTACTGGGTTATTTGCAACACTTGTTGATTTATAACACTATTTCAGAGACAGAGAGCTTTAAAGGCATGATAATGCCAATACCTCAACGTTTGTATTAAACTCAGATTCTTAGTTGCATTGACATAGAAGCGACATGTCAAAACTTGCACTGTTACTATGTGAAATAACTCATAAACTGTAAGTTCAAAGCAGTTAGTGCACTCATTCCAGAGACAATTTAGAAGTGATACCTTAAAAAGCTGCAAATCAGCTAAAATAATGTACGTGATCCAGAACTTTCAACTGTGGTTTTTACAACTATATTCTTTCTCCTTTGAaggaagctgattttttttctttttctcacacCATTACACCAGTGCGACAGCACAGAAGTACTGAACTGGCCATCCAATGCAAAACAGAGAAATCCCTACACAGGAAGCTATCAAATGTATAAACCAAAGAAAACTAATTACTTTTTCAGGTAATGTAttcttagaatttttttttgtaaaaatgcaactaattttcaaaaggaaaacaactcaCAATTATATTAAAAGTGCCCTTTCACTGTcaaacaggaagagaaacatTTACCTTGCAGTAAATACGCAGCAGCCACTAATTCCTCCCCCCTCATCCCAATCCACCATTCTCAGCCTCTCCATGCACTAAGATACACTTGCTGACAACCAATAACTGAAAGAAACATACAAAGTTTAATTCCGATCTGGCTTTCATTGAAGTAATGAAATAACAATTTTTATTCTCAAGGAACAACACTGCCCATGACTTccaaaggagctgctgaaggctTCAAACAGCTTGGAAAACCTACATAATCCTTATGAActtagaaaaaaacaccaaggaGAACCATGCCAGAAAACATTAGAAGGTGAACACAGGATCTCAAAGTAGGCCACGAAAGCAAATCTTTTCAACTCGGAATATTTAACATAGAAATCTCCAAGATATCAATGTAATTACTGCAAGCAGTCAAAGGACAGCTTATAGGGGGACTTCCACTCTTACTCCTAACATAAAGACATACTCACCTCTCAAAGTGCacatttggttttgcttttacaGGAGGTGTCAAATACAGACTTTTAATTCCAGCATTTACAGTTTCAGAACATTCCCCAGGCCTGGTAGCAAAGGTCCTTAACCTACttttaagaaggaaaagctgttaGGAGTCACATACtcacaaaatgaagaaataaacacattgTGCACACCTAGACACAGCATTTCAACCAAGGCAGGATGCAGGGAATACACCACATGGCAATCATGATTTGGACAATTACACCCAAGTTAAAATACCTGGCACCAGGAAGTTTCAGATTTAAACTCACAGCTGTCAACCCTGTGATTGATCTCTCACAGCAGGCAAAGGGAATAGTGTTGCTCCCCCAAATCAGTTTGAATACAGTAGTTTTATTACCCTTAGACAGCTGCACCACTGTAGCCACTACAACCAAGCTCCACTGAGGCCCCTGCAGCAAGTCAAAATCACTGATATTCTTCTGTTTCACAACATTACTCCAGAGACATTTTTGAGCCACCCAACTTTGCTAAGCTATTAAAAGATACCAGATAAAAACAATACCTTGAAACTTCCTCAGAAACTGTTGAGGTTCAACTGTTGAGTTTGTATACTTTCAAGCATAAACAGCAAGAAAGGAGATTTAATCCAGGAAACAGAGAGCAGCTAACAAACTCTAAGGGATGTCCAGGTGTTAGacataaaaaattactttctggtAGAATTGCTTTGTTAAGGTTAGGGCTTGACATGCTTCAAAGATTTCAGACCCAGGGAGAGGTTAAGAAAGCTTGGGAAGAAGGATGGCCACTGATAGTGGACACCATTTACAGGCCAGAGGGATACCTGGAACAACTCCCAAGATAAGGAAGAAACTACTAAAGCCAGCTCAGCAATTGCACTGAAATCAGCTCCAGCTTCCAGAAATGTGAGATTGCCATCACTGACTGAAGAAACTCGCTGACTcaaaaaagaggaaatctgAGCATGCAAACTAATTAGCATGAGAAGCAAGAGAAGataacaaattaattaaaaaggcAATTATGTAACTTGTAGCCAATGAAAACTAATTCGTCCCTCtgctaaaatgtataaaatagtATAAAGTTTTGATAGTTGGTGTGCTGGATTTGTGCATTTGCCACCCAGCACCCCCTTCTGTGCAGAACTGTAAATACATCAAATACCTCAACTGCGTCTGGATTGGTCTCTTGCACACCACTGTGAAGGAACCTACTTTGGCAACATTTCCATATCACAGCTTGGATAGAAAAGAAAGGaactttgcatatttctaacacAAATTCTCACAATCCAACTGCTCACACTTTCTCCCAAGTTTTCTGACAGGAAGGACTTTGTGAACTGTAATTGCAAACAAATCCTATCATTAATCCACAGAGAAATATGGAGAGAGAGTTTCAATCTTAAACAAAATCTTTACACTTCATACCCACTGATGTCACCTAGCAGGCAGAGCTCCCCATTCACTGCATTATTGATGTTTTAAATTGCCAGCAAATTTCCAACACCTGGTCAAACCAACTCTGAGTCTCTAGGCAACCAATCCATATGGGGGAAGAAATAGTTATTTTTGAAGTATATGGGTACCATATACATTTAATAAGTTCTTGATTTGAGATTGATTTATGCGCAAAGGAAGataaaatcaaaagaaattaacagCTCTGGTCTACATTGTCAACTGTGctatataaaacaaaacaaaatcgAAGACATTTTACTGAGAATTGTTTTAAGCTTAACAAAAAGACATGCACATTTCAGCCCGGTGCTAACCACTGATAGACCAACTAAATCAACAACTACAAAAAAGTAGTCATAATAAATACGACCTGGAGATCAAACAAGGGTTTTACTCATGTATCGTTATCAAGAACACTTAGACGATGAGGCACCAACAAAGTGCTGTTAAAGGGATTTAGAGACACAAGTTGtgctcaacagcagcagagttaTCAATTCTGTATGTTCAGGGCAGCACAACCCAGGCTATTCTGCCCGGAATCCATGCTGAAAGCAGAGAGTTTGGGCATACTCTACAGGGACACAACTTCACAGACTCCAGGCACAGAAATAATTCAGGTAAGAAGCTGGATTTTAAAACACACTACCTTGGACAAGTATAATCTGCACAGCCTGTATTCAGCCCTTCTTTGCCCATTGTAACCACCTATCCCCCTTCTTCACCCCAGGGAGAAATATCTgaggaaagaaacattttgcCCACAGATGCCTTGAAAACTTTAATGTAATAGCTATTGTTTTCGTAagcttcaattaaaaaaaaaaaaaaaacaaaaaaaccctgaacttttgcattttccaaaacaaaaatattctcaaGGTGTgaagaaacaaacagcaaaccCAATCCATAAATTACTTTTCAAGTACTGTGGGTGCtaagattttaaataaagattaaCAACATGCTTTTACATTGCATTGACACAGCTTGGGCAGATAAACCCAAGATGAAAGTCAATGACAGCTGTTACACCCCCTCTTTAGCGACTTCTAGAACAACTGAGATGATCTTGCTTAAGAGGCACAACTTAATTGCTTTTCCATTAGCTTTCAACCTGTGGGGCTCAGTTTTGTACCAGTATTTTCACTTTCACACCCTATAATACTTGCAGTGTGCCTTGTTTTTCTGATGGTCAGCAAACAATTGTCTTTTGAGTAACATTTCAAATAATGTACACAAAGTTTtatgtaatgaaaaaaacctgtctCCTCCACCTCTTTAAGCATATCTGGGGATAAAGAAAAAGTACAATAATGTTTTGACATGGGCTAGTTGAGTTGTTTTCCCTCAGCTAACAATTGCAATTTAATTTCTCAAAGGTGGATATTACCCCAATCCAtttgcaggttaaaaaaaaaaaaaaaaaaaaaaaaaaggaagcaataaGAACCAGCAGGGGGAATTAAACTGCTATGAAACCCAATGTTGTACAAACGCGTTagcagaaaaatctgctttctcAACTTTGCCTCTAAGACTGatgctttaaaattttgaaagctgaaCCTGTACCGTAAGAATTAAGGTAATCACACCTTCCACAGTGAAACCCTCCTATTCATCACAAAGGCCTAACCACCCTGAACACACATAAAGCAGCCACTAAACTAACTTTGTGGATACTCATTGTAGCACCTCCTCCAAGCTGAAGGCATATCGAAGTTTAGGCTCCCCTTCCCAGGCAGAAAAAGAAGTGCTAACCCCAGGCCTCTGTGCACCTGGCAACACCAGCGTTTTCCCACTGCAAGGTGTCCACTgggccaggggcagggagaggagagcacCACGGTCACAGCCCTCGCCGTGAAGAGTCGAGAGCTGGAAACCAGAGCCGTGAACACGTAAAATAAGTGCCCCAGAGGAGCAACGGGAGCTGAGGGAAAACAACTAAACCACCGTCCCCGGAAAAGGCGAAGAAGGCCGAGCAGGCAGCCCCGGGCCGGCAGAGCCCCGCTCGGCGCGCCCACGGTTACCTGCCACGGCCCGTCGCCATGGCCGCTCCGACGCGGGAGAGCGGCGGCCTCGCACCGCCGGCGGGAAAGGCAGGGAATGAACGAGCGCCGCCACCGCCCGTGTGCCGCCCCGGAGCGGGGTGGGACGGCGCCAGCCCGAGGGAGGCGGTGCCCGGGAGCGCTGGCTCGGGGAAGGAGGGGCCGGGGCACGCCCGTGTGGGGCGCTCGGGAAGCGTTAACGTCCCCGGGAACGGCAGCGGCGCTGCCGCGAGCGTCCTGGCGGCTCTCCCGCCCCACAGGAGCTCGGAGCTCTCGGGCACTGTGGCCTCGGGtctcagaatcccagaattaaTTAGGCTGTGAAATACCTCTGGGATTACTTTACAACCTATGACCAAACACCACCGTGTCAATTAGACCACAGCACTAAGTGCCAATTctagtctttccttaaacaccttcTGAAACGGTGGTTCCACcatttccctgagcagcccattccaatgtctaattacttttttctgtgaagaaatgcttcctaCTATCCAACCTAACTCCTCTGGTACAACtcgaggccatttcctctcgtCGGAGAAGAGGCTGACTCCCACCTGGGAGTCAGACAACCTGCCTTTCAGCCATTTGTACTGAGTGATAAAGTCCCtttgagtctccttttctccaggctaaacaccccctgctccctcagacttatgctccagacccttcaccagctccagtGCAcctctctggacacactccagcagtTCAATGTCCTTCTTAAATCGAGGGCGTCAAAACTAAACACAGCACTCACGGTGTGGCCTCAACAGTGCCAAGTACAGAGGAACAATCACCACCCTAATCCTGCTCAACACTGGTTTTTATACAGGCCAGGATGTCACTGCCCTCCTTGACCAGCTGGGTACAGCTGGCTCGTGTTTAGCTGCTGTCGAtcggcattcccagctccttttccaccAGCAGCCTTCCAGACACTCTGCCCCCAGCGCTTGTGGGCAGGACCCgacacttggccttgttgaccCTCATGCCGTCGATCTCGGCCCATCGATTTAGCCTATCCAGTTCCCTCTAGCCGTCTCCATCTGTGGGAACGTCAGCTGCATCGCtttaacatatatatatgtgtgcaGGACcaagaaaacacagctttaagAGGGTGTTCGGCGCGGCGAGCAGCCCCCTCTGCGCAGCCCCTGAACGATCCGAGGGTCGCGGCCCGCGGAGGGcgggctgtggctgtggctgtggcgGCGCTGGGCATGGCGGGCGCTGTAGTGACCTCGCTGGGAGCCGCtcccggcggcgggcgggagaGGGAGCCCGCTCAAACTACCGCTCCCAGGacccgctgccgccgctcgcTGCTCCTCCGTCCCAAACGTTTCCGCCGGGGCAGCGGCCGGCGGCAGCCGCCGTAGGTAAAGGTTCGGTGGGctcctgagctggggcagcGGCCGCTCGGGGCGGGAGGTTGCCCGAGGCTTCCCGGGAGAGCGGTGGCGAGCGGCACAAACTCTCCGTTCGGCTCGCCTGCTCCGGCCGTGCCCCTGTGAGGGCAGCGGGAGCCATGCCCGGGATGCTGCCCCGGGCACTGCCCGCCGCCCTCGGGCGGGGCTGCCTGGGCCGCTGGCTGCTCGCCACTCGCGGGTGGGCGCTCCTGGGAACCGGCACCGggtcctgctcctcctcctcctcctcctcctcctcctcctgctcctgcctgaggTGGCGGCACCAGCCCccgctgctgctcagggccgCCCGTCAGAGCTTCGGGACGCAGGCGGGAGGGCTGCAAGCTGCAAAACCTGGCGGTGATAGCAAAGATGTGTCCGTGCAAAGGGCGTTGAACGAGGAAACGCTGGTGTCGGCGGCTCAGAAAGGTAAGGCACGGGATGCCGTGTGCTGCTCAGAAGGGCTGGAGACGTTTCCTTCTGCAGCGAAAGCGTTGTAGTTCTAAACATCAAgtatctaggaaaaaaataaaatctcagcaCACCAAACCGGTGTCTTTTCACATCGTACTGTTTGGAGCAGCTGTTACATTTCTGTTACATTGTATGCATTGCACAATCAGAACAAATTCTGTGACTTCTTCTAAACAGCATGTTGATTTAAGTAATTATCAGGCCCAAGACGTAATAGcctctcattttccttttcagaaagaaaacctaTCACGTTCAGCGTGTCTGTAGGGCTACTGCTATAAGTTCACCTCCAACAAAATTGTCAAAGCTCTACATGTGGTGGTAGTTTCTTTATGGATTGCCTTCACTTTAGCTGGTCTCATTCACTTCAGTGAAAAGCGATTACTACATAATTAGCCTCAGAAAATTTAAGTACTTTGAAATTACTTATAAAAACCACCTTCAACTGATTAGAAGACTGCAGAAGAAATAGTTATTAATGTTTCCTCCTTAACTTGTATTCCACTGAAATGCATACTTTATCACTAAAAGTTAGGAGTCTCTTTCCAAGTACTCCAATATTTGAAAGAGAGAATTTCGTATGACTTATTTTGCAGTGTATACTGACACTGGTACTTTACAtcaaaattaaaagataaaaatgaatCAGACAAACAGCAGTTAATTatgttaataaataaaatatgtattttatgtatatGGGCTAATATTCCCCATTTTATTGTTCTATTGATTGCTAATTCCTAAAACCAGTTATTTTCAGTGTGTGCGACTTTTAAGCTTtcaccttttttatttttacttcttttctttgcaTAAATATTGCAGTGATTGTGAGTTTAGGTGGTAGTGTGAGTGCTGCAGGTGTAAATATATCATTAGTTCCTAAAAAATCTAGCTCTCATGTACCTAAAAAGTAGCAGTAATTGCTACTTTGGATCTCGAAAACATCTGGCAAACAGAAAGTAATAAGGCTTAACACAATAGTGTAAACATGCCCTGTGCAATGTTAGAGATGTTCCATGGTCTCTTTTACAGCAATGAGGCATTATAGAAActtactggatttttttatttctgctaaaaTGTTATTTGAGCTACAGACTAACAGAAGAGTATTTATGTAAGAAAGGCATACAAGTGTTATTATCCAAAGTTGCAACTTatgtgttgttttctgtttaatttcagtgaaagaagCTGGAAGAGACTTTACCTATTTTATTGTGGTGCTTGTTGGAATTGGTGTTacaggttatttttttaaattacattcttTATCAGAACACACTTTTCATTAATTCCATCTGATTTGAtaagttttcatttcatttgctgTTGTTTCTGTTACAGGTGGTTTGTTCTATGTGATTTTTAAAGAGCTGTTCTCTTCTTCTAGTCCAAATAAGATCTATGGAGATGCCTTGGAGAAATGCAGATCTCACCCTGAGGTTGGTTTTTGAACTTCAGTCATAAGTTTGTGTTTCTCAGTAGTTACTGTCTTTCTTCAAGTCAAAACTTTGCACAAGGAATCTCACAAGTTACGTGAAGTCCCATGTGGTGCTTCAGCAGTTCTCCCTGTGCTTTTAGCTGGCATGGGGTGGgtcagctccagagcagagcctcCATTGGGACAAGCCAGTGTGAGCAGTAAGCTTGTGTGCTAGAAGCCAAGTGAGTGTGCCTCAGCACAAAAACTGATGGAAATGCAGTCTGCCCTTCAGAGCATGTGCTTGTGTCACCATACAGCAACTCTTAGGGAATTACCTGAGTGCCTGCTAACTGTAGCACTTGAGTTCTGCGCTCAGAGAGGCCACTGGTCCCACTAAGTTCTGTAGATCTAACCTGCTGCCTTTTCTCAGCGCCCTTACTCTATTGTGACACATCACTATGGTTCTGACATTCTGTGAAGCACTGCACTGATACCCAAGAATTGCAATTCTTCATTTGAAGCACAAATAGCATTCCTTTGTCTAACAGGAAAACAGGCAGAGAACAGTCATGGGATCACACAGTCGTCATAGCTAGGTGTAAACAAAAATCAGTGTGAaactagattttaaaaaacattactTCAGACAAAACATCCTTTGAACAAGGTTGAGGCAGATGCCTTTGAGGATAACTTAGAAACGAAGTGACAATTTGCTGcttgaatgaaaataaaaagactgCTTTAGAACAAGTTTGTAGAATTAAAACTTATTTCCAGTACTTGCACAGTAAAACTTAACCTCCCCTTCTAACCAAATTTAAAGTAAGTTAAAGACTTAAGTTGTTCTACTCTGACTTTatagatgtgaaaaaaaattattgaatttCTTATTCAGCAGTATTTTTTAGATAATATGAAGGGGaatgcatt
This window harbors:
- the TIMM21 gene encoding mitochondrial import inner membrane translocase subunit Tim21 — protein: MPGMLPRALPAALGRGCLGRWLLATRGWALLGTGTGSCSSSSSSSSSSCSCLRWRHQPPLLLRAARQSFGTQAGGLQAAKPGGDSKDVSVQRALNEETLVSAAQKVKEAGRDFTYFIVVLVGIGVTGGLFYVIFKELFSSSSPNKIYGDALEKCRSHPEIIAVFGDSIKGYGEATRRGRRQHVSHIEYVKDGLKHMRLKFYIEGTESGKQGTVHVEVKENLETGRFEVRYIFVDVETYPRRTIVIEDNR